One Ostrea edulis chromosome 6, xbOstEdul1.1, whole genome shotgun sequence genomic window, gcattcattgcctcttatcgccgaaaacaGCAACAAAACATGGTTCTACAGctcgattttccgttttataccaggaagtgctatgtactgataccacGCAGAATACGTGGgattttgactggctagcaCGCTCTTCTAAAAGTACGTTTGgaattatttatagaaagatagagcgtcagagatgaattaaaaataacaggcaaaaAGGGTGGTTTTAATGGTGACCATTAACCACAATTGgtcttattttatataatttagttactAACATTAGGGGGGAAATGCTACAAAAAAAAAGGGGACTCGATCCATCCCCCATATTTTTTCCACagatataccccccccccctattgattttttttttgcgatGACAATTCCTCCAAAttgtgtggattccttgtctgtCTCATCCCACTTTCGATTGATGTagtcgtttcacgcttttcacaagctttagagattggccttctactggactggtataataaaatatacttattataaacagtataaggCAAGTATAAGGCTTACAAAAAGCATGTtcacgattacataaatcgaaattaggatggaatagacggggagttcacacatttcagagaaataatCGCTGCCCAAAACAATCAGAAAGGggagtggagggggggggggtagtggtgtccatacttcagatgcctgtgtTTTATTTCCATATCGGCACAGATCCGTAAAATTAGGGATGCGGGGGAGGGGGTTCGCCGGAGAAGTTGGAAGTTGCACatggcttgtttaaatttcctgacAGGCAATGATAAAAATACAATAGTCATGATAAAGATCTTCAGAACCCTAATTAGTGTGTGCAGGGGGGGTTGTTATAGTGTTCGTCATTGCTGTCTCAATTTTTTTCCTCAGGCTGGGAGGGGGGATCGTTCTTTGCTCCAGGGCTTCAAtttataactttcaagcttacatgcattaatatcttctcatttactactacatagtactataaaaaatagtggaggggccattctcgcaatatatcttcatttgcatgcatgaaaataacagttaatgttCATTGTCAATTAAAAGGGTTGGCCAGTCCCCtccgaaaaacattgatatgtgcctgcagcgttcctggtacttatggtgggtttcataaaacttcaatgtaacaacagGTACTTGTGCCATCAATACAtaccacaaagtcaataacatATCAGGCGAAAAAACTTTCCTTACTCTATTTTGCATacttccaaataatcttttatctgtattttctctgactttccaaacaggtgcttgggtcataatatatgaatacacatctaaccttatacatatgtaaataatcaacatttacatatgtataaagttagatgtgtattcatataatatgacccaagcacctgtgactttccatagatctgcatgaaacatACAATTGGCAGAAATATCTCTCATACGGTACTAGTTaacgaagttgtatttacagtaagtcataatttcattattatcttcatcagaaattattccgacacgaaaatatttttaaatctccactcgggaagtcttagcttctatcttctgacgacatgtaaaatcccgaaacgtacgaacagctttgttgttgttggtttttttttgagTAACTAAAAATAGCGTACAGCGTCTTCAATAACAAAGccatattttcaagattttttggtaataaacatcgtattaatttattgtgataataaaacaatgagactttatttttcaacacaacgaatatacaattttcattctgtgcggtatTAGTACATAGCTGGTATAAAATGGAAAATCGAGCTGTAgacccatgttttgttgcagttttcggcgataagaggcagtgaatgcagtcatgtcatatatggtttttaagttggatgattgtacaatacaacggtagtaaatacatttgtatcgcatattccctggaagctcaaaaggccgacattctcagggggcgCCATtcggtgtcatttgaagctaggtaccttgtgttattattaatatacagaggtcataagtcatttacagaaacaagtgtctGTGTTAGTTACTCATCGATACTGATTCTCATCACTATTTATCTAAATATGGCATAAAGCTTCTTGACTATAGTTATATTCTAATACACCATTACATTTTAAACCTTTCACCTTTCTACTGGGTCCCGCAGCAGGAGGATGAGTTTGATGTTGGGTTGAACATGGTGTACCAGATTTGCTGTGGTGTATGTAGGCTCGGACGCGTCCTTGTCGTTTTGGGGGATATGTCGCCACAAGCTGTTGTCCCAAAAGTCCATGGGGTCAGCGTGACCTAAAGGTTAAAGGTCACTTTTCACAACGGGAGAAATGAATATGACTCACACTTAAAGAGTTATGATCGTAAATTGCGTCTTGATTATTTCTCCGTTTACGTAATCTTACCTGTGACAATGTCAGAATATTGTGAGCCATTTGGGGATACTTTCATCTCCAATATTTTTGGAATTTGAAAGAAATCTATAAAGTGATCCAAAGTTCGGACCCTCATCGGATAATCTGTAATCAAATTCGGAACGACATTTATCTTCCATTAAAAGTCAACACCTAAGTTTTCTATTTGTAAATAAGACGAATGCACATTCAACAGGTTAATAAATGAATTGTCATCTAAGTAGCTGTCCATGTAAGAATCGTGAGATTTATTGACTGattaattactatatatagtatTACGAATTTCATAATGTGCACTCGTAGTAAAATTTGTAAACTCCTCTATGTTTAACCAACTACTTATAGTATTGCTAATATCACATGATTCTTTGGTAGACTGTTTAGTAACTGTAACGTTTATTTTGATTGGATTATTGCTCACGAATCTGATTGTCATCAATGACGTCATAAAAATCAATCTAGTATtccttgtttgttttgtttttttaatttatatgttTTCAATCTTATTAATTTAGTGCATTATGGCGTCGAGTTAACAATTTATATAATGACACATGTTCGAAGTcttaatacgcaagttccgagatatcagctcttctgtgatggaggtacgttcagtattctgttgaacgcttgggtgggtacaagcaatctctcaccagagggcgttacgctaagctccaaaaaagaaaaaagaaaagtgaagcttgcgtagcgcaccctctggtgagagaatgtaggtacaagatgtatacatatattatagacaaACTGTGTAAATAAGAATAAAAGTTCTGAAAGCGTAAATTCTGTTTATATCAGTCATTGGCATACATTAAATTGACCATATGAagaataatatatatacggtgtgaccgttggaccgagcgaagcattatgatatggtcattggcgtgtcccaagtgatagtCATAATTCTGTTCAGTACGGTaaattacaattcatttaaaaatatgtatcatttatgaaattcccctGGCGCTAAACGCCCAGTATCAAAGGGGGATATATATGAGAAtaattacaggatccgcctattccttTAACGCAGAGAATATAGCACTGGTCAgccgacgtaaactgtgcatagTGACGTCTGAtgtagcctcgacttttttcttcgtctttcaaaccaaacaattataaacaataattcatttcaaaatatatattatttgtgCAATTTTCCTTGTACTAAACACCCAGcaacatctaaatattaaaggggGATATACGAGGATAACAGTTCTACAgaatccgcctattcatttgaagcggggaatataacgccagccgacgtaaatcatgcattgtgacgtcacatttagcctcgacatttttctctttcaaatcaaacaattataaacaacaatacaccccgtttgcaatttaaaagacagttaaaacaaaacaaaatcaaccaATGAATTCGAAGTGGTAAAAAGTAAGcgtaaatatatcgtatatttttatttaaagaaacgcatgaactcgttcatctatttagtcgtattactgtgtttttatttgatgattggctaaagactgtaacaataataatcataccattcatttttaacaaaatgggtgtttgaattacaaattgcacgtcagtcttgtatttttgacattcaaaattaaaacacgaataactgtagaaACAACTAATGAACAAAGCATAATGGCGGcacccatatggatcacaaaagtttcagtgaacgtatatagagattatctgtaTTCATTTGCAGATTTTCTTATTTCACGTacacgtgttacctttagagccttgcttcgcggacgggccgaaggcccgtccgagcttcccTCGGTAAtacttgtttgaattaggccattaaatttgataattcatttaatttttatttcgtCTTCTGCACGATTGAtactttatcaaagaaagatggtgattatcgatttttgtttgagttattttattattaaataatcATAAATCTACTAAGATTGTGTGTCccagcagtttgggtggttgcatgatgtctgataatcatcctttaggcaatatatgaaggcagcgataagtaTTTGTACCTACCGCATGTGGACGAAAATATGTTttgtatggcacgccaaattcacaaaaatgagctaaacatagtttcacagttgataaactaggtttatcgactgtaaactatagtttacggaccgtaaactatagttaacgacgttaatctatatttcacatttgtaaaccatacatgtagttaacaggtaatctatgtttcacaagcgtaaactataattaacaatgaaaacaatcattagcgattgcaaaacatagtttatctgataaatacggtttcacgattgtaaactacggtttacaagtcatagtttatctgataaatatagtatcacaatttgtgaaactgggattaacaattgtgaactatagttaacgaatgtaaattatagtttacaaatgtgaatctgtatttatcagcaaaatctactgttaatgtttatttaaagacagataaacttggattaccatttgtaaactatagtttacaaccgttaaatatagttttacggatgaaaactatagttaacgaatctttaactatagtttacagtcgataaacctagtttatcaactgtgaaactatgtttagctcatttttgtgaatttggcgtgccatagttttgcgtctcactgtgcgtaagagttccacaaagggaaagaattATTGGACAACTCTGAAATTGCGTATTGCTTTGTATGTCTTTATCAATCAGAATGATAATTTgttaatcataataaaattgattttaaagtttCTATACCCGAAGATTTTAcacaaatttcacaatttttcaaccaaatttCTGAGGTGTGACGAAACATATTTTTAGTGAATATATACAGATTTCATAACTAAGGTATAATGTGGAAAAATTTATGGATCGAACTTTGAGATGTAAAATGTGTGAAATTAGCGTGATTGAAATTCGCGCTTATCTTCACTAGAAAAGTTCTTACCTGATTTATTTCGATGTCGGTGATCTGAATATAAAAGAAGCCATTAACACAGAGTTAGATACATTGATTTACAAAAGGTTGTGTTGTTAGGAATTGTgatgaatttttaatttttcaaccCCTAACAAAAGAAAGAAGTAGGCAGAATGTTGCCTGTGGTGTACAGTGATCGTAATCTTATCCTGACAATGTGATATGGTAAGCTCTATCTACTATATCTGTACCCAATAACATAACCTTGACCTTACAgtgttatatgtaaaacttatacggtaccaattttgatgcaccaggtgcgcatttcgacaaataatgtctgttcagtgatgctcaaccgaaatgtgatgcgcagtacatgtatacagtgtaCCTATAGGGAGACCTTGGCCTAacattttatatgataaatactATTATACCTATTGTGTGACCTTGATAATGGTGTATGGTAAATATTACAACATGTCAATCTATTGTGTGACCTTGGTAATGTTTCATGGTAAATACTACTATACCCATTGCGTGACCTTGATAATGGTGTATGTTGAATACTACTAATGCCTATCGTGTGACCTTGGTAAAGTTACAGGGTAAATACTACCATATCTATTGCGTGACCTTGATAATGGTGTATGGTGAATACTACTAATACCTACTGTGTGAGCTTGATAATGGTGTATGATGaatactactacatgtatacttatTGTGTGACCTTCACAATGTTACATAATAAATACTACTAATACCTACTGTGTGAGCTTGATAATGGTTTATGGTAAAAACTACTACATGAATACCTATTGCGTGGCCTTGATAATGGTGTATGGTAAATACTACCACATCTGTTGCGTGACCTTGATGTTTTCATTGTAAATACTACTATATCTATTACGTGACCTTGATAATGTTGTATGGTAACTTCTATCATACCTATTGTGTGACCTTGATAATGTTACTCGGTAAATACTACTGTATGTGTGACCTTGATAATGTTGTATGGTAAATACTACTAATACATATTGTTTCATCTTGATAATCGTCTATGGTAAATACTACTAATACTTATTGAGTGACCTTGATAATGATGTATGGTAAATACTACTAATACCTATTGTTTGATCTTGGTAATGGTGTATGGTAAATACTACTAATACTTATTGTTGACCTTGATAATGGTGTATGGTAAATGCTACAATACCTATAATTGTGTGACctgtcccgtgggaatccgagttaaaatagatcctcagtaccccttgcttgtcgtaagacgcgactaaatggggtggtccttcggatgagactgaaaaaccgaggtcccgtatgacagcaggtgtggcacgataaagatccctcccggCGCAATGGctataaacgccgagcataggcctaaattttgcagcccttcaccggcagtggtgacgtctccatacgagggAAATATTCTCgatagggacgttaaacaatattcaacatCAGTACTGCGTGACCTTGATAATGATGTATGGTAAATACTACTAATCTCTATCGTGTGGCATTGATAATGGTGTATGGTAAATACTTCTAATCTCTATCGTGTGACATTGATAATGGTGTATGGTAAATACTACTATATATACTCGTATATTGCATGACCTTGATTATGTTGCAGAGTATACCTTACATCAACTATAGCTTAATCTTGACCTAATAATGTTGTATGGAAGACAACTTCAAATATAATTTATGACTGAACTTCATCAGGGTCGTGCTGTGGTCTACTTGTGCCATTCATTGGTCCTTATTAGTGAAAACAACAAACAGTGACCAATGCCATAATTCCCACAATGAATACAATCTaagagcagggcaaacacggacctcggACATACAAAGGCGGGACCATATACCCCAGAGGTGCAAGCACCCCTGCTGACTGGCCGCGCCCACAGCGAGTGCCACATCCTGATCGAGTactctgtagtcaaaattagcatCAAAGAAaggcatttgacccaatgacaggttgtatttgtaaatttatttgatcgttataacgaccaaacaTAAATAAACACACGAAACAACTTTCATCCTTGCATTCACACAGTTGGGAAGAATAACACGAGTAGCATTTTGAAataacagcaataaaataatttgaaaaatgaagttattcaaaaagacatttccattttGACCACCTTTTCATAAAGACATTTGTGTCaaaaagacttttttttttatgtgaatagtgttattgtaaatatgctaaaATATCATTAAACGTGAAAGGTAAACCTTTcctagagaatgaaaatatacatctcTTGACCAACATAGTAATAAGatcaataatattttcatgttcaGTCAATTGGCcaaatattattgtttgtgAATCAAATTGCACTCTTTTCCCTGTCTTTTGTAGGCTAATATCCAAAAAAGACAGGCATGACAAAATTCTGGCTCAAATGGAAAGTAAACAAATAGATGTATGATAATGGTTTCTGGTTCTTCCGAACAGATGGAGCAAGCATTGTTATCTGAATTTTTTTATCTTATGCAGATAATTATGCGTACCTATAATTCGGtgtattattataccccccgaacgaagttcaggggggggggggggatataggaatcactctgtcggtctgtccgtccgtctgtgcagattcgtgtccgggccataacttctttgttctttgacttaggcataccatatttggcacacaggtggatcaccatgagacgatgtatcgagtaccttcatgaccttgacccttgacctcaaggtcaaaattaaaggtttttttttttttttacaatggattcgtgtccaggccataacttctttgttctttgacataggcataccatatttgacacatatGTGTcacaccatgagacgatgtgtcatgtaccttcatgaccttcatatgaccttgacttcaaggtcaaaattaaaggtttttacaatggattcgtgtcagggccatgacttctttgttctttgacatagacataccatatttgacacatgagtgtatcaccatgagacgatgtgtcgggtaccttcatggcctctatatgaccttgaactttgacatcAAGGTGAAAATTGACTATAGGgctttgacatagtcataccataagacatgggtgtatcaccatgagactatgtgtcatgtacattcatgaccgtgacctttgatctcaagatcaaaattataggtttatgccatggatttgtgttcggactatacctttcattttcttctacaaaggcataccatatttttacactcaggaaagaggtaatttatacctattaacaacatcctttgggagattggggtaagcgggggtattcttagtgagcattgctcacagtacctcttgttatgtATGTAAACCATATCAGGCCAGTGTCTTTAgttgtaaacataatatttctatgtacttttttcaaattaaacGTAGATGGTAGATCTAGGTCAAGTTCTCATTTTTATTCACATATTGGTCTATATTCTTCAGTGTTACTAAGATAGTCGTATATAGTTCTagaacatcaatttatttgtcagtcagtagcctgcctcgattttgAAAACAGAGCATACGCATAACACGCTCTTGGATACTTCTTTATTGACTATGATACATGCCCTGTATTTCGGCGATACCTTGCCACTTCATGGACTCCACATGTTTAGTGTACATACAGCAACCATGCTCTGGATTCTATCTGTGGACAATATATCTGTACCCTAACTGTGGACGCTATTTGTGTACCTTATTTATGTAATTTACCTGTGTACCCTTACCTATGTAATTAGTTGTGTACCCTACCTATGTAATTTACCTGTTTACCGTACCTATTAATTTACCTATGTACTCTACCTGTGTACCCTGCCTATGTACCGTACCTATGTAATTTACCTGTGTACCCTACCTATGTAATTTACCTGTGTACCCTACCTGTGTAATTTACCTGTGTATCCTACCCATGTAATTTACGTGTGTACCCTTACCTATGTTATTTACCTGTGTATCCTACCAATGTAATTTACCTGTTTACCCCACCTATGTAATTTACCTGTGTACCCTATACCTATGTAATTTACATGTGTACACTACCTATGTAATTTACCTGTGTATCTTACCTACGTAATTTACCTGTGTACCCTACCTATGTAATTTATCTGTGTACTCTACCTATGGAATTTACCTGTGTATCATATCTATGGAATTTACCTGTGTACCCTATACCTATGTAATTTACATGTGTACCCTACCTATGTAATTTACCTGTGTATCTTACCTATGTAATTTACCTGTGTACCCTACCTATGTAAGTGTATCCTACCTGTGAACCCTATTTTGTACCTTACCTGTGCCGTATCGATGCCAAGACCAGAACCATGTCTCTTTGGATAGCAGTCCTCTGTTTCCCATGATCTGGGGATGCTGTTTTAATCGATAGAATAAGTCTGTGGTGCCGGATTTACAAACACCAAAAATATAGAAGTACGGCAGACACCGGATTCTGTTGTACGTTGCGTTACCGTCAAATTCGTACCAACACGGATTCTTGAAGTTCGGCAGGAACCTCTTCCTCTTCTACAATCAGGAAAGAAAACTAAGGTCAATGTATAATGCGCCGATTTATAAACAAAACTGAGGTATACTGTATAACACGCTGATTTATAAAactatttttcaaattaaaaaagttGGATACAAATCAGAATCTGGAATATTGACGAGTACTAACGAGACAGAGAATATCCTCCGCTACATCAAATCTTCTTGGAAATCCACAATGATAATCTGGAACACTTGTGGGGTGGAAGAGATCGCTGATCCGTGAAGGGGTGAAGACATGTAAGACGATCAGAATACAAAGGACAAGACCAAGAAAAGATGATGGTTTCCTGTCAACGAAGTGAAACATGTCATTGCATACAGTACAAACGACTGACGTCATCTTTATCACGTGTGAATGGAAACCACCATGGAGAGAGAGGATTGAACAAATGGAACTTCACGGAATTTTTAGATTCTCATATCTAATGAAACAGAATGGCTTGATACACTCCATTGCTAGATTTTATTAATAGATATGTAACATACACTACAACATACAACAAATGctgtttgtgtatttattttggCGGGGTTCAAATTTTAGCGGCTTTGATTGTGAAGCAAGAGCGCTTTATAGTTGCACAAAAATACGAAATTATCTATAtttattgccccccccccccccacacacacacaccgcAACgtggaaggggacatagaaataccgatGTCCGtgcatccgtccgtccgtcccacttcactttgtggacgcaactcctcagaaaccgtccaacggattttgttcataatttgtaGGATTATTAGTCACCACGTGAAGTT contains:
- the LOC125648016 gene encoding carbohydrate sulfotransferase 15-like, producing MPLKLCLKWVRILFHKLKKWKPSSFLGLVLCILIVLHVFTPSRISDLFHPTSVPDYHCGFPRRFDVAEDILCLKRKRFLPNFKNPCWYEFDGNATYNRIRCLPYFYIFGVCKSGTTDLFYRLKQHPQIMGNRGLLSKETWFWSWHRYGTDHRHRNKSDYPMRVRTLDHFIDFFQIPKILEMKVSPNGSQYSDIVTGHADPMDFWDNSLWRHIPQNDKDASEPTYTTANLVHHVQPNIKLILLLRDPVERLYSQYYHLGFGSSPEDFHVDSLASIRYLDRCQRTHTLRSCLYNRLLLRDMPTPLYASFYDVHITNWLNVFPRSQIFITRTEDFSRDIKRHLLHLFKFLDVADVSDKDLNKMSQMSHRYRSIFKDKAGPMLNRTRRMLIDYFREPMKRLSSILKDPKYTWNDVYKEHQSKWFL